A single genomic interval of Anopheles marshallii chromosome 2, idAnoMarsDA_429_01, whole genome shotgun sequence harbors:
- the LOC128710275 gene encoding uncharacterized protein LOC128710275, with the protein MTQPSYYVSKYAGEFCKLVVEGDFSKVKSKFKEFVLDYQTPEDLNTPLHLSIIAQQNRNEIIQFLVESGADCDLRNSMNLTASELAINLNFIDVTKFMLAVEFRNLTDYRCFYRLIRRGSVPLLQLFLELKSFDVHQQIGYVSSVWHELYVKNVPLTKSMENFLEYQLLNYSYAYHHPPAHRPDRPKFDKELEQRIELIVEYTRYLTKHYGATDNLNDYDDKFLLAIKIVYDNLFFVREKRELVGSVPVDEICRLLAVFLAIFKKAPHYEVYKLLLNKRTVLQFLSAVSDELERLKCELVENRGQSRWSNELFLCLMCCIRDAAPAKSTKAINALWRKKCVLKKKLIYYVKARLKANPELNAIQARYVNNLSKAELEVLRHELRANEFVELTRSTGRRNRVTFCRLRKTYDHVMQLYSIKKILRYLDGIARIQLPQYQVSGVLALKRTLQVIAETVANTRFSPAIARKLDSVVHKILPLNLDVDVRDFYQPNVSLYKMCSDKLETGRLLPFAEVQCSLKSVRRYFAYVHDLKMLEAYKCYLGNVHQLKNHRQVASYNQYVGDANRMYFENHTLDDLHFELEDCIRVVEELQETFSQQQDEKLCDLLRCVYGPLAQRFEALTKGAEGGERAALASISANFNTVMQLCGTEIDMAKVRRIVGSFLAESYPKYDICNDEQLLLLNPLMQELLHLFTNYLYQYQMDERVTKNFVTMIEVLHVGRYIAVDHFLPERTKPFDSLLHQNYTNDILKKFNLQNLSSIEFAVLHEQLSQSYYDNCYNLDKKYAVLTMFFKSTNRQVNDAIVKRNKRMDREEFQSFLDAKLKFIGQFLPCSDFNEVTQFINEAAPHVEYALEHCLLELCEILTDLGVFQDNQYVLKLQSANVSGRNLHDYLRQDALECDMLTLTHSTKVKVFLNGLIFKSNEFKLYQPPSNQKANPDELLSINENLINNYKMRWSWVEQQERLFKSVETIDLKLLQALTPDYADIRGMRLGVLCDGTPSTEYEIIDHTIRNNLKQMVDYLSEELQAISFEKKQFFQYVLVRSSNSLFIDAHFTLTTVQERQATILFMALYFRAYDLFLECVKRFELTVNLGKIIKYINLEFIEKIAKQMKDISWNCQDGNGTTVLDQCVQKGDLPAIKKLIKLGVDICSQTADGTSALHRACSLGHTDIAKLLVKHHVPLSSLSGTDRLPLHYAIQYQENELLPLLWCDDIDVNSDKNRLVKRAIKYGNLDALKFLLDTRHAKLAFVDQHQNTALHLCATYGRLNMLRYLFDSHRITIEEDNLLNRRNACSKTVLHIAVQHRRTAMVALLLDRGVDPSPADDTGRSAFEWAVQENSVRIMKAFAKHTPTMRSIAGTSGVASHPLTIAIEQRNVRMLKFLLRNGCSLAGEALCLIKAVYTRSLELVRYIVELCKPALQYRDPYDSTPLHVAIAIECNEIAAYLIESGADINAVSKFGDAPLHVAARHGNIVAARMLILKYATIDERNTSGLTPLMQAMYSRNLDIMKLLIGAGANIDLLKLHLAEIEQLAKLPTIHMFVDHYGLLEFMVLQLQYDPNVRDARNQQGLLHKACYTNNLQIVQFLVDWCRLQTEQQDANGRTPLAIANECKNYEVSEFLRSKKRKKSQIAPQRYFDPAGLM; encoded by the coding sequence ATGACACAGCCGAGCTACTATGTTAGCAAATATGCCGGAGAATTCTGCAAGCTGGTGGTGGAGGGCGATTTCAGCAAGGTTAAGTCGAAGTTCAAGGAGTTCGTGCTGGACTACCAAACACCGGAAGATCTCAATACGCCGCTGCATCTGTCTATCATTGCCCAGCAGAaccgcaatgaaattattcaGTTTCTGGTGGAATCGGGCGCGGACTGCGATCTGCGCAACTCCATGAACCTGACCGCCTCGGAGCTGGCGATCAACCTGAACTTTATCGACGTGACAAAGTTCATGCTGGCCGTCGAGTTCCGCAACCTGACGGACTACCGTTGCTTTTACCGGCTGATACGGCGCGGTTCGGTACCGCTGCTGCAGCTGTTCCTGGAGCTGAAATCGTTCGACGTCCACCAGCAGATCGGGTACGTGTCGAGCGTGTGGCACGAGCTGTACGTGAAGAATGTACCGCTCACGAAGAGCATGGAGAACTTCCTCGAGTACCAGCTGCTGAACTACAGCTACGCCTATCACCACCCACCGGCACACCGGCCCGACCGGCCAAAGTTCGACAAGGAGCTCGAGCAGCGGATCGAGCTGATCGTGGAGTACACGCGCTACCTGACCAAGCACTACGGTGCGACGGACAATCTGAACGACTACGACGACAAGTTCCTGCTGGCAATCAAGATCGTGTACGACAATCTGTTCTTTGTGCGGGAGAAGCGCGAACTGGTCGGCTCGGTACCGGTGGACGAGATCTGTCGGCTGCTGGCGGTGTTTCTGGCCATCTTCAAGAAGGCACCGCATTACGAGGTGTACAAGCTGCTACTGAACAAACGCACCGTGCTGCAGTTTCTGTCCGCCGTGAGCGATGAGCTGGAGCGGCTCAAGTGCGAGCTGGTCGAGAACCGTGGCCAGTCGAGGTGGTcgaatgaattgtttttgtgTCTGATGTGCTGCATACGGGACGCCGCACCGGCCAAATCTACGAAGGCGATCAATGCGCTGTGGCGCAAGAAGTGTGTGCTCAAGAAGAAGCTAATCTATTACGTGAAGGCACGCCTAAAGGCGAACCCCGAGCTGAACGCGATCCAGGCACGGTATGTGAACAATCTGTCCAAGGCCGAGCTGGAGGTGCTTCGGCACGAGCTGCGGGCGAACGAGTTCGTGGAGCTGACGCGTTCGACGGGACGCCGCAATCGGGTGACCTTCTGCCGGTTGCGCAAAACGTACGATCATGTGATGCAGCTGTATTCGATCAAGAAGATCCTTCGCTACTTGGATGGGATAGCACGGATTCAGCTGCCGCAGTATCAGGTGTCGGGTGTGCTGGCCCTCAAACGTACGCTGCAGGTGATCGCGGAAACGGTGGCCAACACCCGCTTTTCGCCGGCTATTGCGCGCAAGCTGGACAGTGTGGTGCATAAGATACTGCCCCTGAACTTGGACGTCGATGTGCGGGATTTCTATCAACCCAACGTATCGCTGTACAAGATGTGTTCGGACAAGCTCGAAACTGGTCGGTTACTGCCGTTCGCGGAAGTGCAATGTAGCCTCAAGTCGGTGCGGCGTTACTTCGCCTACGTGCACGATCTGAAGATGCTGGAAGCGTACAAATGCTACCTGGGCAATGTGCATCAGCTCAAGAACCATCGGCAGGTGGCAAGCTACAATCAGTACGTGGGCGACGCGAATCGAATGTACTTCGAAAATCACACACTGGACGATCTTCACTTCGAGCTGGAGGATTGCATACGCGTCGTGGAGGAGCTGCAGGAAACGTTCAGCCAGCAGCAGGACGAGAAGCTATGTGATCTGCTTCGGTGCGTGTATGGACCGTTGGCACAGCGCTTCGAGGCGCTTACGAAGGGTGCGGAAGGGGGGGAGCGTGCTGCGCTGGCATCGATCAGTGCGAACTTTAACACGGTAATGCAGCTGTGCGGGACGGAGATAGACATGGCGAAGGTGCGCCGGATCGTGGGATCGTTTCTGGCCGAAAGCTACCCCAAGTACGATATCTGCAACGACgagcagttgctgctgctgaaccCGCTCATGCAAGAGCTGCTGCATCTGTTCACGAACTATCTCTACCAGTACCAGATGGATGAGCGAGTGACGAAGAACTTCGTGACGATGATCGAGGTACTGCACGTGGGTCGGTACATTGCCGTCGACCACTTTTTGCCGGAACGAACGAAACCTTTTGATAGTTTGCTGCACCAGAACTACACGAACGACATACTGAAGAAGTTTAATCTGCAGAACCTGAGTTCGATCGAGTTTGCAGTATTGCATGAGCAGCTGTCGCAGAGCTATTACGACAATTGCTACAATCTCGATAAGAAGTATGCGGTGCTGACGATGTTCTTCAAGTCCACCAACCGACAGGTGAATGATGCAATTGTGAAGCGCAACAAACGGATGGATCGGGAAGAGTTTCAATCATTTCTGGACGCCAAGTTGAAGTTTATTGGACAGTTTTTGCCCTGCAGTGACTTTAACGAGGTGACACAATTCATCAACGAAGCGGCCCCGCACGTGGAGTACGCACTGGAGCACTGCTTGCTGGAGCTGTGCGAGATTCTTACCGATCTCGGTGTGTTCCAGGACAATCAGTACGTGTTGAAGCTGCAGTCGGCGAATGTGAGCGGTCGCAATCTGCATGACTATCTGCGGCAGGATGCGCTGGAGTGCGACATGCTGACGCTGACGCACAGCACCAAGGTGAAGGTGTTTCTGAACGGGTTGATCTTTAAGAGCAACGAGTTTAAACTGTACCAACCGCCGAGCAATCAGAAGGCGAACCCGGATGAGCTGCTGTCGATCAACGAGAATCTGATCAACAACTACAAGATGCGCTGGAGCTGGGTGGAGCAGCAGGAGCGATTGTTCAAGTCGGTCGAAACGATTGATTTGAAGCTGCTGCAGGCTCTTACACCGGACTACGCCGACATCCGGGGCATGCGGTTGGGTGTGCTGTGCGATGGCACACCCTCGACGGAGTACGAAATCATCGATCACACGATACGCAACAACCTGAAGCAGATGGTCGACTACCTGTCGGAGGAGCTGCAAGCGATCTCGTTCGAGAAGAAGCAATTCTTCCAGTACGTGCTCGTACGTAGCTCCAACTCGCTGTTCATCGATGCACACTTCACACTGACCACGGTACAGGAGCGGCAAGCGACGATTCTCTTCATGGCGCTCTACTTCCGCGCGTACGACTTGTTTCTCGAATGTGTAAAGCGATTCGAACTGACGGTGAACCTCGGCAAGATCATCAAGTACATCAATCTGGAGTTTATCGAGAAGATCGCGAAGCAAATGAAAGACATCAGCTGGAACTGTCAGGACGGGAACGGCACGACAGTGCTAGATCAGTGTGTGCAGAAGGGTGATCTGCCGGCGATAAAGAAGCTGATCAAGCTGGGCGTTGACATTTGTTCGCAGACGGCCGATGGTACGTCCGCGCTACATCGCGCGTGCAGCTTGGGCCACACGGACATTGCCAAGCTGCTTGTCAAGCATCACGTTCCGCTATCCTCGCTAAGTGGAACCGATCGCTTGCCCTTGCACTACGCAATCCAGTACCAGGAGAATGAGCTGCTGCCGTTGCTTTGGTGTGACGATATTGATGTAAACTCGGACAAAAATCGACTGGTGAAGCGCGCGATCAAGTACGGCAACCTGGATGCATTGAAGTTCCTGCTCGACACACGGCATGCGAAGCTTGCGTTCGTCGATCAGCATCAAAACACGGCGCTGCATCTGTGTGCTACCTACGGGCGGCTGAACATGCTCCGGTATCTGTTCGACAGCCATCGAATCACGATCGAAGAAGACAACCTGTTGAATCGCCGCAATGCTTGCTCCAAAACGGTCCTTCACATTGCAGTGCAGCACCGCCGGACGGCAATGGTTGCGCTTTTGCTTGACCGAGGTGTCGATCCGAGCCCGGCGGATGATACGGGACGCTCGGCGTTTGAGTGGGCCGTCCAGGAGAACAGTGTGCGCATTATGAAGGCCTTCGCCAAACACACTCCAACGATGCGGTCGATTGCGGGTACGTCCGGTGTGGCATCGCACCCACTGACGATTGCGATCGAGCAACGGAACGTCCGTATGTTGAAGTTCTTGCTGCGGAATGGATGCAGTCTCGCCGGTGAGGCGctgtgcctgataaaggccgtGTACACACGATCCCTGGAGCTGGTGCGGTACATCGTGGAGCTGTGCAAGCCCGCCTTGCAGTATCGCGATCCGTACGACAGTACCCCGTTGCATGTGGCGATTGCGATAGAATGCAACGAGATTGCAGCCTACCTGATCGAATCGGGCGCGGATATAAACGCAGTGAGCAAGTTCGGTGATGCACCGTTGCATGTGGCCGCACGGCATGGTAACATAGTGGCCGCTCGCATGCTCATCCTGAAGTATGCCACCATCGACGAACGGAATACATCCGGGCTGACCCCGCTGATGCAGGCAATGTACTCGCGTAACCTGGACATCATGAAGCTGCTGATCGGTGCGGGCGCCAATATCGATCTGCTGAAGCTACACCTGGCGGAGATTGAGCAGCTCGCCAAACTTCCCACCATCCATATGTTCGTCGACCATTACGGGCTGCTCGAGTTTATGGTGCTGCAGCTGCAGTACGACCCGAACGTGCGTGATGCGCGCAACCAGCAGGGCCTGCTGCACAAGGCGTGCTACACGAACAATCTGCAGATCGTGCAGTTTCTAGTCGACTGGTGCCGGCTGCAGACGGAGCAACAGGATGCGAACGGGCGCACACCGCTGGCGATAGCGAACGAGTGCAAAAACTATGAGGTGTCCGAGTTTCTGCGCAgcaagaagaggaaaaaatctCAAATCGCTCCCCAACGATACTTCGATCCGGCCGGTTTGATGTAA